Proteins from a single region of Ananas comosus cultivar F153 linkage group 3, ASM154086v1, whole genome shotgun sequence:
- the LOC109707527 gene encoding uncharacterized protein LOC109707527, with the protein MGIDKSWMSLRNRACNEYEKGIDIFLDFAFKRLENVKRIRCPCAKCYNVRLKSRTEVKYDLFRNGIIQSYTKWHHHGELSDESSESDAEDVNIPIDQGNRNMETMLEYLFGHVANSSNTNTSDGECTNPEDPIPEAQNYYRLLEECRQDIYPGCKRYSKLSFLVHLLNLKCLNGWTDKSVTMLLEFLIDLLPNNANIPKSYYEARKIIKDLGLDYVKIDACKNDCVLFRKKLANNDTCPTCGESRWISSSREEEANSRKRKQIPQKVLRYFPLTSRLQRLYMNKEMAVGCGPPPMDESRTRWPLKTCPGLR; encoded by the exons ATGGGAATTGATAAAAGCTGGATGAGTCTTAGGAACCGAGCATGTAATGAGTATGAAAAGGGCATAGACATATTCTTAGATTTTGCATTTAAAAGATTGGAAAATGTGAAAAGAATTCGTTGTCCATGTGCTAAATGTTATAATGTTAGACTCAAAAGCCGAACGGAAGTGAAGTACGATTTATTTCGTAATGGGATTATTCAAAGTTATACTAAATGGCATCATCATGGTGAATTGTCAGATGAATCTAGCGAAAGTGATGCAGAAGATGTCAATATTCCTATAGATCAAGGCAATAGAAATATGGAGACAATGCTTGAGTACTTATTCGGGCATGTAGCGAACTCCTCAAATACTAACACAAGTGATGGAGAGTGTACTAATCCTGAAGATCCTATTCCTGAAGCGCAAAATTATTATCGATTATTAGAAGAATGTAGACAAGATATATATCCGGGATGCAAACGATATTCAAAATTATCTTTTCTAGTACATTTGTTGAATCTCAAATGTCTCAATGGTTGGACTGATAAGTCAGTTACAATGTTGTTAGAGTTTTTGATTGACTTGCTACCAAATAATGCAAACATTCCAAAGTCATATTATGAGGCACGAAAGATAATTAAAGATTTAGGATTGGATTATGTGAAGATTGATGCTTGTAAGAACGACTGCGTGCTCTTTCGGAAGAAACTTGCAAATAATGATACATGCCCTACATGTGGTGAGTCTAGGTGGATCTCGAGCAgcagagaagaagaagcaaactCAAGAAAGCGAAAACAAATTCCTCAGAAAGTTTTGCGTTATTTTCCACTTACATCGAGATTGCAAAGATTGTACATGAATAAAGAGATGGctgttggatgtggcccac CCCCTATGGATGAGAGCCGTACGAGGTGGCCCCTAAAGACTTGCCCTGGTTtgcggtaa
- the LOC109707526 gene encoding uncharacterized protein LOC109707526, whose product MSKKAQDPGWEHAYPPIEKDRTRVKCKYCQNEYNGGISRFKRHLAGIRGDVAPCAQVPEKVKEEMSKLIGVKRQMKEHKEEALKQLRGEVNITDMEDYSDYETGEILSKRSCVGSSKSTQKGLIDRFCIPTPEEALRRGKDVQPTINEKLKEKERERTIQYIARWFYEAGIPFNAASLESFSLMLEAIGQYGRGLKAPTPYELRVPLLKKEVEETKAFLKTHRDCWEANGCSIMTDAWTDKRGRNLMNLVVNCELGTSFLRSIDSSSEVHDGPFIFKLVSSCIDEIGEENVVQVISDNASANMAAANLLRAERPNIFWTPCAAHCIDLMLEDIGKFRQVKNTITKARMVTVFLYGHTITLSMMRKFTQKKDLVRTGVTHFATAFLSLQSIMLKRNELRTMFTSKDWDDCKWSKKEVGKRIQQIVLSNKFWNGVSLTLKLFEPLVYVLRRVDGDKVPSMGYVYGDLENAKKEIALHMDNDEKKYRPVWNIIDSRFNDKLKTPLHKAGYFLNPFFYYARKDEIDSNASIMDGVLECLLKFYPNDPSKQDKILEELPLYKTASGSFGREIAIRQRQKPNLNPGNYSXQKISHYSKTQRKDKSPK is encoded by the coding sequence atgtcAAAAAAAGCACAAGATCCAGGTTGGGAACATGCCTATCCTCCAATTGAGAAGGATCGAACTCGAGTGAAGTGTAAGTATTGTCAAAATGAGTACAATGGTGGGATAAGTAGGTTTAAGAGGCACTTGGCAGGAATTAGAGGGGATGTTGCTCCTTGTGCGCAAGTTccagaaaaagtaaaagaagaaATGTCTAAACTTATTGGAGTGAAGAGACAAATGAAGGAGCACAAGGAAGAAGCTCTTAAGCAATTAAGAGGTGAGGTTAATATCACTGACATGGAAGACTATTCAGATTATGAAACAGGAGAAATACTTTCTAAAAGAAGTTGTGTTGGGTCGAGCAAGAGTACACAGAAAGGACTCATTGATAGGTTTTGCATCCCCACTCCTGAAGAAGCTTTGCGAAGGGGCAAGGATGTTCAACCCACTATAAATGAGAaattgaaagagaaagaaagagaaagaacaatTCAATACATTGCTCGGTGGTTTTACGAAGCGGGAATTCCTTTCAATGCAGCTAGTCTTGAAAGTTTCAGTTTGATGCTAGAAGCAATTGGACAATATGGTCGGGGATTGAAAGCTCCTACACCATATGAGCTTAGAGTACCTTTATTGAAGAAAGAAGTAGAAGAGACAAAAGCATTCTTGAAAACTCATAGGGATTGTTGGGAAGCAAATGGATGCTCAATCATGACGGATGCGTGGACCGATAAAAGAGGTCGGAATTTGATGAACTTGGTGGTAAATTGTGAGTTGGGAACTTCTTTTCTTAGATCAATTGATTCTTCTTCGGAGGTTCATGATGGTCCTTTTATATTTAAGTTGGTTAGTTCTTGTATTGATGAGATTGGAGAGGAAAATGTGGTTCAAGTCATCTCCGATAATGCATCAGCGAACATGGCGGCTGCAAACTTATTAAGAGCCGAACGTCCTAATATCTTTTGGACTCCATGTGCCGCTCACTGCATTGATCTAATGCTTGAAGATATCGGAAAGTTTCGGCAAGTAAAAAATACGATTACTAAGGCAAGAATGGTGACAGTTTTCTTGTATGGGCATACGATCACGCTCAGCATGATGAGGAAgttcacccaaaaaaaagatTTGGTAAGGACCGGAGTTACTCATTTTGCTACTGCTTTTCTAAGCTTGCAAAGCATTATGTTGAAGAGGAATGAGCTACGGACGATGTTCACCTCCAAGGATTGGGATGACTGTAAATGGTCCAAAAAGGAAGTAGGGAAGAGAATCCAACAAATTGTTTTGAGCAATAAGTTCTGGAATGGTGTGTCActtacattaaaattatttgagccTTTGGTATATGTTCTTCGACGAGTTGATGGTGATAAGGTGCCATCCATGGGCTATGTGTATGGTGACCTGGAAAATGCTAAAAAAGAAATTGCTTTGCACATGGACAATGATGAGAAAAAATATCGTCCTGTTTGGAACATTATCGACTCAAGATTTAATGACAAGCTTAAGACTCCATTACACAAGGCAGGCTACTTCTTGAATCCCTTTTTTTACTATGCCAGAAAAGATGAAATTGATAGCAATGCAAGTATCATGGATGGTGTGCTTGAGTGTCTattgaaattttatccaaatgaTCCAAGTAAGCAAGATAAGATACTTGAAGAATTGCCATTGTACAAAACTGCTTCGGGATCATTTGGGAGGGAAATTGCGATAAGACAAAGACAAAAGCCTAATCTTAATCCAGGTAATTATAGTTGNCAGAAAATTTCACATTATTCCAAAACGCAGCGGAAAGATAAAAGTCCAAAGTAA